In Sciurus carolinensis chromosome 13, mSciCar1.2, whole genome shotgun sequence, a genomic segment contains:
- the LOC124963142 gene encoding LOW QUALITY PROTEIN: S-adenosylmethionine decarboxylase proenzyme-like (The sequence of the model RefSeq protein was modified relative to this genomic sequence to represent the inferred CDS: inserted 3 bases in 2 codons): protein MEAAHFFQGTEKLLEVWFSQQQPDANQGSGDLRTIPRSEWDVLLKDVQCSIISVXKTDKQEAYVLSESSMFVSKRRFILKTCGTTLLLKALVPLLKLARDYSGFDSIQXFFYSLKNFMKPSHQGYPHRNFQEEIEFLNAVFPNGAAYCMGRMNSDCWYLYTLDFPESRVISQPDQTLEIFMSELDPAVMDQFYMKDGVTAKDVTRESGICDLIPVSVIDTTLFNPGGYSMNGMKSDGTYWTIHITPEPEFSYVSFETNLSQTSYDDLIRKVVEVFKPGKFVTTLFVNQSSKCHTVLSSPQKIEGFKHLDCQSAMFNNYNFVFTSFAKKQQQQQS, encoded by the exons ATGGAAGCTGCACATTTTTTCCAAGGGACCGAGAAGCTGCTGGAGGTTTGGTTCTCCCAGCAGCAACCTGACGCAAACCAAGGGTCTGGAGATCTTCGCACTATTCCAAGATCTGAGTGGGATGTACTTTTGAAGGATGTGCAATGTTCAATCATAAGTG ACAAAACTGACAAGCAGGAAGCTTATGTACTCAGTGAAAGTAGCATGTTTGTCTCCAAGAGACGTTTCATCTTGAAGACATGTGGTACCACCCTCTTGCTGAAAGCACTGGTTCCCCTGTTGAAGCTTGCTAGGGATTACAGTGGGTTTGACTCAATTCA cttcttttattctcttaagAATTTCATGAAGCCTTCTCATCAAGGATACCCACACAGGAATTTCCAGGAAGAAATAGAATTTCTTAATGCAGTTTTCCCAAATGGAGCAGCATATTGTATGGGACGTATGAATTCTGACTGTTGGTATTTGTATACTCTGGATTTTCCAGAGAGTCGGGTAATAAGTCAGCCAGATCAAACGCTGGAAATTTTTATGAGTGAGCTTGACCCAGCAGTTATGGACCAATTCTACATGAAAGATGGTGTTACTGCAAAGGATGTCACTCGTGAGAGTGGAATTTGTGACCTGATACCAGTTTCTGTCATTGACACCACACTGTTCAATCCTGGTGGGTATTCAATGAATGGAATGAAATCGGATGGAACTTATTGGACTATTCACATCACTCCAGAACCAGAATTTTCTTATGTTAGCTTTGAAACAAACTTAAGTCAGACCTCTTATGATGACCTGATCAGGAAAGTTGTGGAAGTCTTCAAGCCAGGAAAATTTGTGACCACTTTGTTTGTTAATCAGAGTTCTAAATGTCACACAGTGCTTTCTTCACCCCAGAAGATTGAAGGTTTTAAACATCTTGATTGCCAGAGTGCTATGTTCAATaattacaattttgtttttaccaGTTTTGCCAAGAAGCAGCAACAACAGCAGAGTTGa